Proteins from one Geomonas agri genomic window:
- a CDS encoding GAF domain-containing sensor histidine kinase — protein sequence MTNYDFSDISTHVADPTRLAALRAVALLDTPAEEAFDRLTRLASQFADAPVSLVSLIDSDRQFFKSCLGLPEPWLSRRETPLSHSFCQYNRIAKQPLIIEDARVHPFFKDNPAISDLKVIAYLGIPLATVDGYILGSFCVIDCKPRKWTPAQVSVIEDLAASVMTEIQLRSEIRTRTLAEQRMEEKHEELCRAHRELQRESAERLRTAEQLRQMDQMLIQQGRLAAMGEMISNIAHQWRQPLNVLALLAQDLPMTYRMGELDEGYLDDKVRKMMEAIIQMSRTIDNFRNFFSPGQEKVRFRVLEAVQKTVSLVDTSLRELSIDIAVSSSADPMIEGYPGDYSQVLLNILINARDVFVARKIAHPIIRIEVGEEDGRSKVTLSDNAGGIPEEICDKIFDPYFTTKGPQATGIGLYMAKMIIERNMGGSLTANNTNGGARFRVLV from the coding sequence ATGACAAATTACGATTTCAGTGACATCTCGACCCATGTGGCCGATCCCACCCGACTCGCGGCGCTGCGCGCCGTGGCCCTGCTCGACACCCCCGCCGAGGAAGCCTTCGACCGGTTGACCCGGCTCGCATCCCAGTTCGCTGATGCCCCCGTCTCCCTGGTCAGCCTGATCGATTCCGACCGGCAGTTCTTCAAGAGCTGCCTTGGCCTCCCCGAACCCTGGCTGTCCCGGCGCGAAACCCCACTCAGCCACTCCTTCTGCCAGTACAACCGCATCGCGAAGCAGCCGCTGATCATCGAGGACGCCCGTGTCCACCCGTTCTTCAAGGACAACCCGGCCATAAGCGACCTGAAGGTGATCGCCTACCTGGGCATCCCCCTCGCCACCGTGGACGGCTACATCCTCGGCTCGTTCTGCGTCATCGATTGCAAGCCCAGGAAGTGGACCCCGGCGCAGGTATCGGTGATCGAGGATCTGGCGGCTTCGGTGATGACCGAGATCCAGCTCCGCTCCGAGATTCGCACCCGGACCTTGGCGGAGCAGCGGATGGAGGAAAAACACGAGGAGTTGTGCCGGGCCCATCGGGAATTGCAGCGGGAAAGCGCGGAGCGATTGCGCACCGCCGAGCAGTTGCGGCAGATGGACCAGATGCTGATCCAGCAGGGGCGCCTGGCGGCCATGGGGGAGATGATCAGCAACATCGCCCACCAGTGGCGCCAGCCGCTCAACGTGCTGGCCCTGCTGGCCCAGGACCTCCCCATGACCTATCGCATGGGCGAACTCGATGAGGGGTACCTCGACGACAAGGTGCGCAAGATGATGGAAGCCATCATCCAGATGTCGCGCACCATCGACAATTTCAGGAACTTCTTCAGCCCCGGGCAGGAGAAGGTTCGTTTCCGGGTGTTGGAAGCTGTGCAAAAGACGGTCTCGCTGGTCGATACCAGCCTACGCGAACTCAGCATCGACATAGCCGTTTCCTCGTCTGCCGACCCGATGATCGAGGGGTATCCCGGCGACTACTCCCAGGTCCTGCTCAACATACTGATCAACGCCAGGGACGTCTTCGTCGCCAGAAAGATTGCGCACCCGATCATTCGCATCGAGGTGGGGGAGGAAGATGGACGCTCCAAGGTGACCCTCTCGGACAACGCGGGAGGAATACCGGAGGAAATCTGTGACAAGATCTTTGATCCCTACTTCACCACCAAGGGGCCGCAGGCGACCGGGATCGGTCTGTACATGGCAAAGATGATCATCGAGAGGAACATGGGAGGCTCGCTGACCGCTAATAACACCAATGGTGGCGCGAGGTTCCGAGTGCTGGTCTGA
- a CDS encoding sulfurtransferase, giving the protein MKCLVKGMLLLMLCALVLAGCGSSVTDKTANKARLAAAATDFPNADLLVSADSVQQSLQATDLLIIDARSASAYGAGHLPGAINLQHSAFWTKGAGLKDTDTLASQLGAAGITRQQKIVIYDNTTASWGAAGRLFWMLEYLGCTDVHILDGGWDKWSADARPTQSAAVTKPAATFTPSVQGSLKATSAKIASRLYDNDFAVIDTRTDEEFVGWQLYGETRGGHIPRAVNIPYAWYYNSDKSTVRYQQLKTMLESRGITPDKEVTAYCTAGIRSGYAYFLLRLMGYGKCSNYDASAWDWADNTSYPMDKATNYADAVYPAWVKALIDYHKPGSTSAAPPQYSYDRNHKYVIFETQWGSFSDMTAGWADNSYLLGHIPGAIHSNSDVYENDFPRWFLRPDAELKAALGSMGITPDTTVVVYSDSNIFAARLWWILKYAGVTDVRFMNGGIQGWQAAGYPTETTINYPVATTYTGATNPALIATTPYVESVYNTTAKMVDVRSGSEFAGMISGYGYVVNKGRIPGATWAYNADDSAGIYVDADATLRSYEEVKSLWSNLGIDFSKETIFYCGSGYRSALAYLYAHLMGYTNIRNYSDGWEGWSTNYVEDPAYLATPAVPGSTDGWRQDPSGRPVATGGL; this is encoded by the coding sequence ATGAAATGTTTAGTGAAGGGGATGCTGCTGCTGATGCTCTGTGCACTGGTGCTGGCCGGGTGCGGCAGCAGCGTAACGGACAAAACCGCTAACAAGGCGAGACTCGCGGCTGCGGCAACGGACTTTCCCAATGCCGATCTTTTGGTCTCGGCCGATTCGGTGCAGCAAAGCCTGCAGGCAACGGATCTCCTCATCATCGATGCGCGTAGCGCTTCGGCCTACGGGGCGGGACATCTACCCGGAGCCATCAACCTGCAGCATAGCGCGTTCTGGACCAAGGGGGCGGGGCTTAAGGACACCGACACGCTCGCCTCACAGCTCGGCGCCGCCGGTATCACGCGGCAGCAGAAGATCGTCATCTACGACAACACTACGGCCTCGTGGGGTGCGGCAGGGCGCCTCTTCTGGATGCTCGAGTACCTGGGCTGCACGGACGTCCACATACTGGACGGCGGCTGGGACAAGTGGTCCGCCGACGCTCGCCCGACGCAGAGCGCAGCGGTGACCAAGCCTGCCGCGACCTTCACTCCCAGCGTGCAGGGATCGCTCAAGGCGACCTCCGCAAAGATCGCAAGCCGCCTCTATGACAACGACTTTGCCGTGATCGATACCCGTACCGACGAGGAGTTCGTCGGGTGGCAGCTCTACGGCGAAACCCGCGGCGGCCACATACCGCGCGCGGTAAATATTCCGTACGCCTGGTACTACAACAGCGACAAGTCCACTGTCCGTTACCAGCAGCTCAAAACCATGCTGGAGTCCCGCGGCATCACGCCCGACAAGGAAGTCACCGCCTACTGCACCGCAGGTATCCGCAGCGGCTACGCCTATTTCCTGCTTCGCTTGATGGGCTACGGCAAATGCTCCAACTACGATGCCTCCGCCTGGGACTGGGCTGACAACACGTCCTATCCGATGGACAAGGCGACGAATTACGCCGACGCGGTCTACCCCGCTTGGGTCAAGGCGCTCATCGACTACCACAAACCGGGGAGCACCTCGGCCGCTCCGCCGCAGTACTCCTATGACCGCAACCACAAGTACGTCATCTTCGAGACCCAGTGGGGTAGCTTCTCAGACATGACCGCCGGTTGGGCTGACAACTCCTACCTCCTCGGGCACATCCCTGGCGCCATTCACTCCAATTCCGACGTCTACGAGAACGACTTCCCGCGCTGGTTCCTACGTCCGGACGCCGAGCTGAAGGCCGCGCTGGGGAGCATGGGCATCACCCCCGACACCACCGTCGTGGTCTACAGCGATTCCAACATCTTCGCGGCCCGCCTTTGGTGGATCCTCAAGTACGCCGGCGTCACCGACGTCCGCTTCATGAACGGCGGCATTCAAGGTTGGCAGGCCGCGGGGTACCCGACCGAGACCACCATCAATTACCCCGTGGCCACCACCTACACCGGCGCCACCAACCCCGCGCTTATCGCCACCACCCCCTACGTGGAGTCGGTCTACAACACGACCGCCAAGATGGTCGACGTCCGCTCCGGCAGCGAATTTGCCGGCATGATCAGCGGCTACGGCTACGTGGTGAACAAGGGCCGCATCCCAGGTGCCACCTGGGCCTACAACGCGGACGACTCTGCCGGGATCTACGTCGACGCCGACGCCACCTTGAGAAGCTACGAGGAGGTGAAGTCGCTCTGGAGCAACCTCGGCATCGACTTCAGCAAGGAAACCATCTTTTACTGTGGCAGCGGCTACCGCTCCGCCTTGGCCTACCTCTACGCGCACCTGATGGGGTACACCAACATCCGCAACTACTCGGATGGCTGGGAAGGGTGGTCCACCAACTATGTGGAAGATCCCGCCTACCTGGCGACCCCGGCCGTACCGGGAAGCACCGACGGCTGGCGCCAGGATCCCTCAGGACGCCCGGTGGCGACGGGCGGACTGTAA
- a CDS encoding PAS domain S-box protein, giving the protein MLFLHGTMQSSLSYDPPWLLLITNTLFVGGVSFLLAAISARNYYRTGRLNMLLLGSAMLAVGASGVLAGIVRGWPDGVNLNVTIYNCAALLGGLLQAVAAFILAAGLNPQSVPRRRTALLAFYYGAVTVFIALLMLGSMKGVLPLFFVQGAGATPVRQVVLGAAIVLNLFSFTVFLACYLRNRGPFLLWYAGALGLTAAGMGGFFLQHSVGSLVGWVGRLSLYLGELYFLVALLVAEQSAQSSGETFDDILALALNGADEKIRTAFNHATIGFAMTTVKGRFIDANPAFTALTGYTLPELQQLGLPNLIHPDDRQKNVDLTRRMIEGEMADFSLENRYLRKGGESIWVRKSVSLIRDCDGTPRWTAALIEDITQRKEVERQLACELDTMTRLQKLSTLFVHQGNLESVLEEVLQAGIAIAEADFGTIQLVDPETGNLAVAAHCGLPRWWIDYWDHAGQGKGKGTPGVATAMCRRVIVEDVAHSEVLFDQEALEIQQRAGVRAVQSTPLTSRSGELVGMFSTHYNKVHRPDEATLRRLDLLSRQTADMICRLRADEALRIQAKDLEESRQEALQAHDALSLLNQELEQRVQERTVKLMAINKELESFCYSVAHELGSPLRSMNCFSSIVLEEYGELMDPEGRNYLERIAASASRMGHLVEGLLLLSRVTRREMARETVNLSAIVGEIVNELVAQEPGRQVETEVAEGTWGQFDPALAKLALYNLLGNAWKYTSRIDAAKIEFGHFRKGAESIYYVRDNGVGFDMAYVHKIFLPFERLEATAKFDGTGIGLATVQRVIEMHGGKVWAESEPGSGSTFYFTEGLGYAY; this is encoded by the coding sequence ATGCTTTTTCTGCATGGTACCATGCAGTCCTCGCTCTCCTACGATCCCCCGTGGCTCCTGTTAATCACCAACACCCTCTTTGTCGGCGGCGTCAGCTTCCTGCTGGCAGCCATCTCCGCCCGTAACTACTACAGGACCGGACGCCTCAACATGCTGCTACTGGGTTCGGCCATGCTGGCGGTGGGCGCCAGCGGCGTCCTGGCCGGTATCGTGCGCGGCTGGCCCGACGGCGTCAATCTCAATGTCACCATTTATAACTGCGCCGCACTGCTGGGAGGTCTTTTGCAGGCCGTCGCGGCGTTCATCCTCGCTGCCGGACTCAATCCGCAGAGTGTACCCCGGCGGCGTACCGCGCTGCTCGCTTTCTATTACGGTGCCGTAACGGTTTTCATCGCCCTGCTCATGCTCGGCAGCATGAAGGGGGTGCTGCCGCTCTTCTTCGTCCAGGGAGCGGGGGCGACCCCGGTGCGGCAAGTGGTGCTGGGGGCGGCGATCGTGTTAAACCTGTTTTCGTTCACGGTCTTTCTGGCGTGTTACCTGCGCAACCGGGGGCCTTTCCTGCTGTGGTACGCCGGAGCGCTCGGGCTAACCGCCGCGGGGATGGGCGGCTTTTTCCTTCAACACAGCGTTGGCAGCCTGGTCGGCTGGGTGGGGCGGCTCTCGCTGTACCTGGGCGAGCTGTACTTCCTGGTGGCCCTGCTTGTGGCGGAGCAGAGCGCACAAAGCAGCGGGGAGACTTTCGACGACATCCTGGCCCTAGCTCTGAACGGGGCGGACGAAAAAATTCGCACCGCCTTCAACCACGCCACCATCGGCTTCGCTATGACCACCGTCAAGGGACGCTTCATCGACGCCAATCCCGCCTTCACCGCCCTGACCGGGTACACGCTTCCTGAGCTGCAGCAACTCGGCCTGCCCAACCTGATTCATCCCGACGATCGGCAAAAGAACGTAGATCTGACCCGACGCATGATCGAGGGCGAGATGGCGGACTTCTCGCTTGAGAACCGATACCTGCGCAAAGGGGGGGAATCGATCTGGGTGCGCAAGAGCGTGTCGCTCATTCGCGATTGCGATGGCACCCCCCGCTGGACCGCGGCGCTCATCGAGGACATCACCCAGCGTAAAGAGGTGGAACGCCAGCTGGCTTGCGAGCTCGACACCATGACCCGGCTCCAGAAGCTCAGTACGCTCTTTGTGCACCAAGGCAACCTTGAGTCGGTGCTGGAGGAAGTGCTGCAGGCAGGTATCGCCATCGCGGAAGCGGATTTCGGCACCATCCAACTCGTCGATCCGGAGACAGGCAACCTGGCCGTTGCTGCCCACTGCGGCCTGCCGCGATGGTGGATCGATTACTGGGACCACGCGGGGCAGGGGAAGGGGAAGGGGACTCCCGGGGTGGCGACCGCCATGTGCCGTCGTGTCATTGTGGAAGACGTGGCGCATAGCGAAGTCTTGTTCGACCAGGAGGCGCTGGAGATCCAGCAGCGTGCGGGAGTGCGGGCGGTACAGTCAACCCCCCTTACCAGTCGGTCCGGCGAACTGGTGGGGATGTTCTCCACCCATTACAACAAGGTCCACCGTCCCGACGAGGCGACGCTGCGCCGGCTCGATCTGCTCTCCAGGCAAACCGCGGACATGATCTGCCGCCTGCGCGCGGACGAGGCACTGCGCATACAGGCAAAGGATCTGGAGGAGTCAAGGCAGGAGGCGTTGCAGGCCCACGACGCGTTGAGTCTGCTGAACCAGGAGTTGGAACAGCGGGTCCAGGAGCGGACCGTGAAACTGATGGCCATCAACAAGGAACTGGAATCATTCTGCTATTCGGTCGCCCATGAACTCGGGTCTCCCCTGAGGAGCATGAACTGTTTCAGCTCCATCGTCCTGGAGGAGTATGGCGAGCTGATGGACCCGGAGGGAAGGAATTACCTGGAACGGATCGCCGCAAGCGCTTCCCGGATGGGGCACCTGGTCGAGGGGCTCCTGCTGCTCTCCAGGGTGACCCGCAGGGAGATGGCAAGGGAGACCGTCAACCTCAGCGCCATCGTCGGCGAGATCGTCAACGAGTTGGTGGCGCAGGAGCCGGGACGGCAGGTCGAGACGGAGGTAGCCGAGGGAACCTGGGGGCAGTTCGATCCCGCGCTGGCGAAGCTGGCGCTATACAACCTGTTAGGCAACGCCTGGAAATACACCAGCAGAATCGATGCGGCGAAGATAGAGTTCGGCCACTTCCGGAAGGGGGCCGAGAGCATCTATTACGTGCGGGACAACGGTGTGGGCTTCGACATGGCTTATGTCCACAAGATATTCCTTCCTTTCGAGCGCCTGGAGGCCACCGCCAAGTTCGACGGCACCGGCATCGGGTTGGCCACCGTGCAGCGGGTGATCGAGATGCACGGCGGCAAGGTTTGGGCCGAATCCGAGCCCGGCAGCGGGTCGACCTTCTATTTCACCGAGGGACTCGGCTACGCCTACTGA
- a CDS encoding glycosyltransferase, which produces MSLLPPFLTALHFCALIGLCLYGAHRLWLLKCLRFDTSAAAPPPPFTAQEGFPFVTVQLPLYNERFVVQRLIDAAASLQWPADRLEIQVLDDSSDDTAAMVDERVLYWRGRGVEIHVLRRDHRAGFKAGALAEGMRHARGEFLALFDADFIPAPDFLQHTVPWFRDGRVGMVQARWGFCNAEHSWFTGVQALLLGPHFSIEHRVRYQKGLFFNFNGTAGVWRRCAIEEAGGWQSDTVTEDLDLSYRAQLAGWRFVYRDECPVPSELPVTVGALRSQQQRWAKGSIQTARKILPRLLRSKFPFAVKLEAVVHLTANCYWLLGVLVMLTLYPAVIFRVGIGLHQILRVDLPLFLGTSGAIMGYFLCYAARSGTLKFRQLCLLPALAIGLAPSISLSVLKGMFSSGGSFERTPKFGVRGRERVPGLAFLYCQRSFVYLILNALLFAYSLLPIAFAWQRGVVGAVPLFLLFPMGFALVFLKDLNELFISQRTN; this is translated from the coding sequence ATGTCGCTGCTCCCCCCCTTTTTGACCGCACTGCATTTCTGCGCCCTTATCGGCCTCTGCCTCTACGGGGCGCACCGGCTCTGGCTGCTCAAATGCCTCCGCTTCGATACGTCCGCCGCAGCCCCCCCACCTCCCTTCACGGCGCAGGAAGGTTTCCCTTTCGTCACCGTGCAGCTTCCCCTCTACAACGAGCGTTTCGTGGTGCAGCGCCTGATCGACGCCGCAGCCTCGCTGCAATGGCCCGCGGACCGGCTCGAGATCCAGGTGCTGGACGACTCCAGCGACGACACCGCGGCGATGGTAGACGAGCGGGTGCTTTACTGGCGGGGGAGGGGAGTGGAGATCCATGTGCTGCGGCGCGACCACCGCGCAGGCTTCAAGGCGGGGGCCCTCGCCGAGGGGATGCGTCATGCGCGCGGGGAATTCCTGGCCCTGTTCGATGCCGATTTCATCCCGGCCCCGGACTTCCTGCAGCATACCGTGCCCTGGTTCCGCGACGGCAGGGTCGGCATGGTTCAGGCGCGTTGGGGATTTTGCAACGCCGAGCATTCCTGGTTCACCGGGGTGCAGGCCCTGCTGCTCGGACCGCACTTCAGTATCGAGCACCGGGTGCGCTACCAGAAGGGGCTCTTCTTCAATTTCAATGGGACCGCGGGGGTGTGGCGCAGGTGCGCCATCGAGGAAGCGGGGGGGTGGCAGTCGGACACCGTCACCGAGGACCTTGACCTCAGCTACCGGGCCCAGCTCGCCGGATGGCGCTTCGTCTACCGCGACGAATGCCCGGTTCCCTCGGAGCTTCCAGTCACCGTCGGCGCATTGCGCAGCCAGCAGCAGCGCTGGGCCAAGGGGTCGATCCAGACCGCCCGGAAAATCCTGCCTCGCTTGCTGAGGTCGAAGTTCCCCTTTGCCGTGAAGCTCGAGGCTGTGGTGCATCTCACCGCAAACTGCTACTGGCTTTTGGGCGTCCTGGTCATGCTCACCCTCTATCCTGCCGTCATCTTTCGGGTGGGGATCGGGCTGCATCAGATCCTGCGCGTCGACCTCCCTCTTTTCCTGGGAACGAGCGGCGCCATCATGGGATATTTTCTCTGCTACGCCGCCAGAAGCGGGACGTTGAAGTTCAGACAACTTTGCCTGCTCCCCGCGCTCGCCATTGGCCTGGCACCGAGCATTTCCCTTTCGGTATTGAAGGGGATGTTCTCCTCCGGCGGCAGTTTCGAACGGACCCCCAAGTTCGGGGTGCGGGGGCGGGAGCGTGTGCCCGGCCTTGCCTTTCTCTACTGCCAGCGGAGCTTCGTTTATCTGATCCTGAATGCGCTCCTGTTCGCCTACTCCCTGCTTCCGATCGCTTTTGCTTGGCAACGGGGCGTGGTCGGCGCCGTGCCGCTTTTCCTCCTGTTCCCTATGGGTTTCGCGCTCGTGTTCCTCAAGGACCTGAACGAGCTGTTCATCTCTCAGCGGACGAACTGA
- a CDS encoding sulfurtransferase, which translates to MFKIMRMIPAVGRMRLVTAVLAGLLVQVFLPWSAQATDLGLIEASQLKGSAGNWVILDARPRAEWLAGHIPGAISFSWDEYTRTDARGVKYSSFPPNELASLLGAMGISERTPLVIYGDADKSWGGEGYDAWLFSWLGHKGPVRLLNGGIQAWRGAGLPLVAGAEQRQVKKVAYLFQVKPRTVISTEELRGQKDAYTLIDVRSTFEWLKGRIPGSVHIPWDDFYTGKERRPLNAAELRKLLTKHGVDLKKPVVYYCLGGVRSGYAWTVHQLSGLPEARNYKGGWEAWDKREGR; encoded by the coding sequence ATGTTTAAAATCATGCGGATGATACCGGCGGTGGGGCGGATGCGCCTTGTGACCGCTGTTCTGGCGGGACTTCTTGTGCAGGTCTTCCTCCCTTGGTCCGCTCAAGCGACGGACCTGGGGCTCATCGAGGCCTCCCAGCTGAAGGGGAGCGCCGGCAACTGGGTCATTCTCGATGCCCGCCCCCGCGCTGAGTGGCTGGCCGGCCATATCCCTGGCGCCATCTCCTTTTCCTGGGACGAATACACCCGTACCGACGCGCGCGGCGTGAAGTACAGCTCCTTTCCACCTAACGAACTGGCCTCCCTCCTGGGGGCGATGGGGATTTCCGAGCGTACGCCGCTAGTTATCTACGGCGATGCGGACAAGAGCTGGGGAGGCGAAGGGTACGATGCCTGGCTTTTCTCATGGCTCGGGCACAAGGGACCGGTTCGTCTCCTGAACGGCGGCATCCAGGCCTGGCGTGGCGCCGGACTCCCGCTCGTGGCAGGGGCGGAGCAGCGGCAGGTCAAGAAGGTCGCTTACCTGTTCCAGGTCAAGCCGCGCACGGTGATCTCGACCGAAGAACTCCGGGGGCAAAAGGATGCCTACACCCTGATCGATGTCCGTTCCACCTTCGAGTGGCTGAAGGGGAGGATTCCCGGTTCGGTGCATATTCCCTGGGATGACTTCTACACCGGGAAGGAGCGCAGGCCCCTCAACGCGGCGGAACTGCGGAAGCTCCTGACCAAGCATGGTGTTGACCTTAAAAAGCCGGTCGTGTATTACTGCCTGGGCGGCGTTCGTTCCGGCTATGCCTGGACCGTGCACCAGTTGTCGGGTCTCCCCGAAGCGAGAAATTACAAAGGTGGCTGGGAGGCCTGGGATAAAAGGGAAGGGCGGTAG
- a CDS encoding glycosyltransferase family 2 protein: METVLVIPARNEEEALPGVLARVPAGIGRVIVVDNGSSDATAQVAASFGAAVVYEPVPGYGRACLAGLAALRDNPPAVVAFVDADGSDDLSLFPELLAPVCAGEVDLMLGRRVPVEDGALSFQQRFGHLLATSLIRIFWGHRFRDLGPMRAIRWDALERLSMQDRAFGWTVEMQVRAVRHGLKIGEVDVAYRRRKAGISKISRTVSGTVQAGCTILWVIARELRVELAGRKRKRINRIG; this comes from the coding sequence GTGGAAACAGTATTGGTGATACCGGCGAGGAACGAGGAGGAGGCGCTTCCCGGCGTGCTGGCTCGGGTCCCGGCCGGGATCGGCCGCGTCATCGTGGTCGACAACGGCTCCAGCGATGCGACGGCACAGGTGGCGGCATCCTTTGGCGCGGCGGTGGTGTACGAGCCGGTGCCCGGCTACGGCCGGGCCTGTCTCGCCGGGCTGGCCGCTTTGCGCGACAATCCGCCTGCGGTAGTCGCCTTTGTCGATGCGGACGGCAGCGACGACCTGTCGCTGTTCCCGGAACTCCTCGCCCCGGTCTGTGCCGGGGAGGTGGATCTCATGCTGGGGCGGCGCGTCCCGGTGGAAGACGGTGCGCTCAGCTTCCAGCAGCGCTTTGGACACCTCCTGGCCACCTCGCTGATCCGGATCTTCTGGGGGCACCGTTTCCGTGACCTGGGGCCGATGCGGGCGATCAGGTGGGATGCATTGGAGAGGCTCTCCATGCAGGACAGGGCATTCGGCTGGACTGTCGAGATGCAGGTCAGGGCGGTGCGCCACGGGCTGAAGATCGGCGAGGTTGACGTAGCGTACCGCCGGCGCAAGGCCGGCATATCGAAGATCAGCCGGACCGTGAGCGGCACCGTGCAGGCCGGTTGCACCATTCTTTGGGTGATCGCGCGGGAGTTGCGTGTGGAGCTTGCTGGAAGAAAACGAAAACGGATTAACCGCATCGGCTAG
- a CDS encoding TVP38/TMEM64 family protein codes for MTRQRNDTAGQGTRGKSPWGPVLLIALLVAAAAGVQFSGAREYLQQDRLRALIASYGALAPVIYVLIYSLAPVLFLPALPLTVVGGIVFGPVWGVIYTIIGATVGASLAFLVARYGARDWVASRLTGPTWERLDREVAQHGWKVVAFTRLIPAFPFNLLNYAFGLTKVRFAHYVLASFICMLPATVAFIVFSSSLLDLLSGRVSPAALAGLVLILVVVLVPVCYRRRKARQGGFAATE; via the coding sequence GTGACACGGCAACGTAACGATACGGCAGGACAGGGAACTCGCGGGAAGAGCCCCTGGGGCCCGGTTTTACTGATCGCCTTGCTGGTCGCCGCCGCTGCGGGCGTCCAGTTCTCGGGAGCCAGAGAGTATCTCCAGCAGGACCGCCTGCGCGCGCTGATCGCATCTTACGGCGCCCTTGCCCCGGTCATCTACGTCCTGATCTACTCCCTGGCGCCGGTCCTTTTCCTCCCCGCGTTGCCGCTTACCGTGGTTGGGGGAATCGTCTTCGGCCCCGTCTGGGGCGTGATCTACACCATCATCGGAGCGACCGTTGGCGCGTCGCTCGCTTTCCTGGTGGCCCGCTACGGCGCGCGCGACTGGGTCGCTTCCAGGCTCACCGGCCCCACGTGGGAGCGACTCGACCGCGAGGTGGCGCAGCATGGCTGGAAGGTGGTCGCTTTCACCCGCCTGATTCCGGCCTTCCCCTTCAACCTTTTGAACTACGCCTTCGGTCTCACCAAGGTCCGCTTCGCCCACTACGTGCTTGCCAGCTTTATCTGCATGCTTCCCGCGACCGTCGCCTTCATCGTCTTCTCCAGTTCGCTTCTGGATCTTTTGAGCGGCCGCGTTTCGCCGGCGGCGTTGGCGGGGTTGGTCCTCATTTTGGTAGTGGTCCTGGTCCCGGTATGCTACCGTCGCCGCAAAGCGCGCCAGGGAGGTTTCGCAGCGACTGAATGA